The following coding sequences lie in one Treponema socranskii subsp. buccale genomic window:
- a CDS encoding RluA family pseudouridine synthase — MDFTDFAAGSDDGGRRVDRVLRRFLHGANLSSVYGALRKGLILVNARRVKPDARIESGDVVSIASFLLQNEKSSGNGNASNENRRVYKAAPLPYTVVFANEHFLVIDKPYGAAVQGKNSIAEKIAAYYAASVPKEKRSLSFVAGPLHRLDKNTTGILFFSWSLEGAAWFSKELKAHRIRKKYIALVEGDMESECVWEDFIKKNDESKALFYTVRVVSGSTAGAGDIQNLASGTGNLQNRASGRADKTVCAASGAASGSLAAIHCAKRAITKAKPLCRASYKGRSVTLAEYEIETGRMHQIRAQSAFHGFPLLGDTAYGGSRIDEARTFFLHAYEVRIGENPVGLPPVITSTLPAAFESFNDKILPNWRKWLIL; from the coding sequence ATGGATTTTACGGATTTTGCTGCGGGAAGCGACGACGGCGGAAGACGGGTCGACAGAGTGCTCCGCCGCTTTTTGCACGGTGCAAACCTTTCTTCCGTGTACGGCGCTCTCCGCAAAGGGCTCATCCTCGTAAACGCCCGACGCGTAAAACCCGATGCGCGCATCGAAAGCGGAGACGTCGTATCGATCGCATCGTTTTTACTGCAAAACGAAAAATCCTCCGGCAACGGAAACGCCTCGAACGAAAATCGGCGGGTGTACAAAGCAGCCCCCCTGCCCTACACCGTCGTCTTTGCAAACGAACATTTTCTTGTCATCGACAAACCGTACGGTGCAGCGGTTCAAGGAAAAAATTCGATTGCCGAAAAAATTGCCGCTTATTACGCGGCATCCGTGCCGAAAGAAAAACGCTCGCTCTCTTTTGTCGCGGGCCCCCTCCATCGCCTCGATAAAAATACGACGGGCATCCTCTTTTTTTCGTGGAGTCTTGAAGGAGCTGCGTGGTTTTCGAAAGAGCTGAAAGCGCATCGCATACGAAAAAAATACATCGCGCTCGTCGAAGGCGACATGGAAAGCGAATGCGTGTGGGAAGATTTTATTAAAAAAAACGATGAGTCGAAAGCGCTCTTTTATACCGTGCGCGTCGTGTCCGGCAGTACGGCCGGTGCGGGCGACATACAAAACCTCGCAAGCGGCACGGGCAACCTGCAAAACCGCGCAAGCGGTCGAGCGGACAAAACCGTGTGCGCAGCAAGCGGCGCGGCATCGGGCTCGCTCGCCGCAATACACTGCGCAAAACGCGCGATCACAAAAGCGAAGCCCCTTTGCCGCGCATCGTACAAGGGACGAAGCGTAACGCTCGCCGAATACGAAATCGAAACGGGGCGTATGCATCAAATCCGCGCCCAGTCCGCGTTTCACGGTTTTCCGCTTTTAGGCGATACGGCGTACGGAGGAAGCCGCATCGACGAAGCCCGAACTTTTTTTCTTCACGCGTACGAAGTGCGCATCGGCGAAAATCCCGTCGGTCTTCCGCCCGTCATCACATCAACGCTGCCTGCCGCTTTCGAATCGTTCAACGATAAAATATTGCCGAATTGGCGGAAGTGGCTTATACTGTAA
- the trpS gene encoding tryptophan--tRNA ligase → MNERDEIQYADESGTYEASLAKSREIEKDIQLNPKKYRVLTGDRPTGRLHIGHYFGSLQNRVRLQNLGVPTMVLIADYQVLTDHDAFREISQNTKQLVIDYLAAGIKPGKDVVIYPHSYVPECNQLMLPFLTLVSNAELMRNPTVKEEIQSAGIKNVNAGMYTYPVHQACDILFCKANVVPVGKDQLPHLEMTRTIARRFNDRFAKDAPVFPEPYALLSKTPNIKGLDGSQKMSKSRGNAIMLCASEDETAALIQKAKTDGERRITYDPVNRPEVANLLQLISLCTDEAPESIAERIGDGGGKMLKSLLTESLNEKLRPLRTERKKLEKDEAYIKSVLIDGIRAARAVAEKTLDEVRAVMNMAI, encoded by the coding sequence ATGAACGAACGCGATGAAATACAATATGCCGACGAGAGCGGCACCTACGAAGCTTCTCTTGCCAAAAGCCGGGAAATCGAAAAAGATATTCAACTCAATCCGAAAAAATACCGCGTGCTCACGGGCGACCGTCCGACGGGAAGACTGCACATCGGGCACTATTTCGGATCGCTTCAAAACCGCGTGCGGCTGCAAAATCTCGGTGTTCCGACCATGGTGCTGATCGCCGATTACCAAGTGCTCACCGATCACGACGCTTTCCGCGAAATCAGCCAAAATACGAAACAGCTCGTCATCGATTATCTTGCGGCGGGGATCAAACCGGGAAAAGACGTCGTCATCTATCCGCACAGCTACGTACCCGAATGCAATCAGCTCATGCTGCCCTTTTTAACGCTCGTGTCGAACGCGGAGCTTATGCGGAATCCGACCGTCAAAGAGGAAATACAGTCCGCCGGTATAAAAAACGTAAACGCCGGCATGTACACGTATCCCGTCCATCAGGCATGCGATATCCTTTTTTGTAAAGCGAACGTCGTTCCCGTCGGAAAGGATCAGCTTCCGCACCTCGAAATGACGCGCACGATCGCGCGGCGCTTCAACGACCGCTTTGCAAAAGACGCTCCCGTGTTTCCCGAACCCTATGCGCTCCTTTCGAAAACGCCGAATATCAAAGGGCTTGACGGCAGCCAAAAGATGAGCAAAAGCCGCGGCAATGCGATCATGCTGTGCGCGAGCGAAGACGAAACGGCGGCTTTGATACAAAAAGCGAAAACCGACGGCGAGCGGCGGATCACCTACGATCCGGTAAATCGTCCCGAAGTGGCGAACCTTTTACAGCTCATTTCGCTGTGCACGGACGAAGCTCCCGAATCGATTGCCGAGCGCATCGGAGACGGCGGCGGAAAAATGCTTAAAAGCCTGCTCACCGAAAGCCTCAACGAAAAACTCCGCCCGCTCCGCACCGAGCGGAAAAAACTCGAAAAGGACGAAGCGTATATCAAAAGCGTCCTCATTGACGGCATACGAGCCGCTCGCGCCGTTGCGGAAAAAACGCTCGACGAAGTGCGGGCGGTCATGAACATGGCGATATAG
- a CDS encoding exodeoxyribonuclease III — protein MNIISWNVNGIRAVEKKGFVDWLASCKADIVCIQETKAKPEQLSPALLQPAGYTSFFASAQRAGYSGTALYTKKTPDKVEYLGDAAYDAEGRVVSAYFGKLVVISAYFPNSQDGGKRLEYKLGFCASILNYLDTLVKKGFDVVLCGDYNIAHKPIDLANPKANEGNAGYLPEERAWMDEFTSRGYTDTFRMFCAEPERYTWWSYRFHAREKNIGWRIDYQCVNESFAPRILSSEILSDVTGSDHCPIRLTADA, from the coding sequence ATGAACATCATTTCGTGGAACGTAAACGGTATCCGCGCTGTTGAAAAAAAAGGATTTGTCGACTGGCTCGCCTCCTGCAAAGCCGATATCGTGTGTATTCAGGAAACGAAAGCAAAACCCGAACAGCTTTCGCCCGCTCTTTTGCAGCCCGCAGGCTATACGTCCTTTTTTGCATCGGCACAAAGGGCGGGCTACAGCGGCACGGCGCTCTATACGAAAAAAACGCCCGACAAAGTCGAATACCTCGGAGATGCCGCCTACGACGCGGAGGGTAGGGTCGTGAGCGCATATTTCGGAAAGCTCGTCGTCATAAGTGCGTATTTTCCGAACAGCCAGGACGGCGGCAAACGGCTCGAATACAAGCTCGGCTTTTGCGCTTCGATTTTAAACTATCTCGATACGCTTGTCAAAAAAGGTTTCGACGTCGTGCTGTGCGGCGACTACAATATCGCGCATAAACCGATCGACTTGGCAAACCCTAAAGCGAACGAAGGCAATGCGGGCTATCTTCCCGAAGAGCGGGCGTGGATGGACGAATTTACATCACGCGGCTATACGGATACGTTCCGAATGTTTTGCGCGGAACCCGAACGGTATACGTGGTGGAGTTACCGTTTTCACGCGAGGGAAAAAAATATCGGATGGAGAATCGATTATCAGTGCGTAAACGAAAGCTTTGCACCGCGCATACTATCGAGTGAAATTTTGAGCGACGTTACGGGAAGCGATCACTGCCCGATACGGCTTACAGCGGATGCGTGA
- a CDS encoding FMN-binding protein, with amino-acid sequence MKKLCVIAAAAVIGMFSLYASGKDVSYKAGTYRESAKGNNGDVTLDVTFSKNAIKSIKVVSHKETPGLSDPAFAKIPDAIVKKQTLAVDAVSGATNTSRAILEAVEKAVKAAGGDAAALKK; translated from the coding sequence ATGAAAAAGCTGTGTGTGATTGCGGCGGCTGCCGTAATCGGAATGTTTTCGCTGTATGCAAGCGGTAAAGACGTCTCGTACAAAGCGGGAACCTACAGAGAGTCGGCGAAGGGCAATAACGGAGATGTAACGCTCGACGTAACCTTTTCAAAAAATGCGATCAAAAGCATTAAAGTCGTTTCGCACAAAGAAACGCCGGGTCTTTCCGATCCCGCGTTCGCAAAGATTCCCGATGCGATCGTAAAAAAACAAACGCTCGCAGTCGACGCCGTTTCGGGAGCGACGAATACGTCCCGTGCGATCCTTGAAGCCGTCGAAAAAGCGGTCAAAGCCGCAGGCGGCGATGCCGCTGCTTTGAAAAAATAA
- a CDS encoding site-2 protease family protein, protein MKKRRRFPKLFFITYIAFCLGIILFASIHKFGFSLSAFFTTVATIVLLGTAYCLSIASAVIVHEFGHLIFGLLTGYTFAAIGFGHHLFLMRDGRLRRFVYKLPGALGFCAMEVPDMKDGSFPFRLYLLGGTFGNAFFALVCIFAFAFGIGSGVLFFPHAFLFPAFVNAYIAIVSILPIKTKLLNTDGKQLFDLLKHKNIRKSFWACEKISAAQYRGVKFEDIPSEWFNETDDTQSVYAASIRTVRLLARAETGSEPKEVCALIENELSENHALSGTAKGLLTCMRIYYESTGERDDGTLKKLITQTQIDFMKRMKNVPSVIQTEYAYALLVEKDVREASRIKARLEKISKKYPFPAEIDTAKKLIARADEISKRESPNENGNM, encoded by the coding sequence ATGAAAAAGCGCCGCAGATTTCCGAAACTGTTTTTTATAACGTATATCGCTTTTTGTCTCGGCATCATTTTGTTTGCATCGATACATAAATTCGGATTTTCCCTTTCCGCGTTTTTTACGACAGTAGCGACGATCGTTTTACTGGGCACTGCGTATTGCCTGTCGATTGCCTCTGCGGTAATCGTTCACGAATTCGGGCATTTGATTTTCGGTCTTTTGACGGGGTATACATTCGCTGCAATCGGTTTCGGACACCATCTTTTTTTGATGCGGGACGGACGCCTGCGGCGCTTTGTCTATAAACTTCCCGGAGCGCTCGGCTTTTGCGCTATGGAAGTGCCCGATATGAAAGACGGCAGCTTCCCTTTTAGACTCTATCTTTTAGGCGGCACTTTCGGCAACGCATTTTTCGCGCTTGTCTGCATTTTCGCCTTTGCATTCGGCATCGGAAGCGGAGTATTGTTTTTCCCTCACGCATTTTTGTTTCCCGCTTTTGTCAATGCGTATATTGCGATCGTTTCGATTTTGCCGATAAAGACAAAATTGCTCAATACCGACGGAAAGCAATTATTCGATCTATTAAAACATAAAAATATACGGAAATCGTTTTGGGCCTGCGAAAAAATAAGCGCGGCGCAGTACCGCGGCGTAAAATTCGAAGACATCCCTTCCGAATGGTTTAATGAAACCGACGATACGCAGAGTGTCTATGCCGCATCGATACGCACGGTGCGCCTCCTTGCACGGGCAGAAACAGGGAGCGAGCCGAAAGAAGTGTGCGCGCTTATCGAAAACGAGCTTTCGGAAAACCACGCTCTTTCAGGTACAGCCAAAGGCTTATTGACTTGTATGCGCATCTATTACGAGTCTACAGGCGAACGAGACGACGGCACATTGAAAAAATTAATAACGCAAACGCAAATCGATTTTATGAAACGAATGAAAAATGTGCCGTCGGTCATACAGACCGAATACGCGTATGCGCTCCTCGTAGAAAAAGACGTTCGCGAAGCTTCCCGTATAAAGGCCCGCTTGGAAAAGATTTCGAAAAAATATCCTTTCCCTGCTGAAATCGATACGGCAAAAAAACTGATTGCCCGTGCGGATGAAATCTCGAAGCGCGAAAGCCCGAATGAAAACGGGAATATGTGA
- a CDS encoding CCA tRNA nucleotidyltransferase encodes MYSSAKNIKIPPVLKKMHEIFSRSGFRSYLVGGAVRDILMGLPPHDYDVATDAKPEDVMRLFHRVIPTGIAHGTVTVHLMGYHIETTTFRTESSYSDGRHPDSVAYAASIEDDLSRRDFTMNAIAVDLADGKLVDPFSGRADIKEKLIRAVGNPHERFGEDGLRPVRAIRFAAQLQFRIEKYTYSDIFEGETLAVVQKISIERFRDEFIKMLASDEPSVALKMLEKTGILALFIPELLEGRGCLQSDSRGFHDFDVLDHLFYACDGAPKDNLTVRLAALFHDIGKPKTKRVLTENGIEMITFYNHERISAEMTKKILTRLRFPAKTVASVSHLVAEYMFHYESAWSDAAVRRFIVRTGTECIDDLFDLRLADIYGMKREPVRMHDSAVGKNIVELKKRIEAVQKENSALSLKDLAVSGDDLADAGIPRGKEMGRVLKELFDTVLDDPKENTKEKLLAIARNIYRKDEKDVK; translated from the coding sequence ATGTATAGTAGCGCAAAGAACATAAAAATTCCTCCCGTCCTCAAAAAAATGCACGAGATTTTTTCCCGCAGCGGTTTCCGCTCCTACCTCGTCGGAGGAGCCGTACGCGATATACTCATGGGACTTCCGCCGCACGATTACGACGTTGCAACCGATGCAAAGCCCGAAGACGTCATGCGTCTCTTTCATCGCGTCATTCCGACGGGGATCGCGCACGGAACGGTAACCGTGCACCTCATGGGGTACCACATCGAAACGACGACTTTCCGCACCGAATCGAGCTATTCGGACGGACGGCATCCCGACAGCGTTGCCTATGCGGCGTCGATCGAAGACGACCTTTCGCGGCGGGACTTTACGATGAATGCGATCGCCGTCGACCTCGCCGACGGAAAACTCGTCGACCCCTTTTCCGGCAGAGCCGACATCAAAGAAAAACTCATCCGTGCGGTCGGAAATCCGCACGAACGCTTCGGAGAAGACGGTCTCCGCCCCGTTCGAGCGATCAGATTCGCCGCGCAATTGCAATTCCGTATAGAAAAGTATACATATTCAGACATTTTCGAGGGCGAAACGCTCGCCGTCGTTCAAAAAATTTCGATTGAGCGCTTTCGCGACGAATTCATTAAAATGCTGGCTTCCGATGAACCCTCGGTCGCGCTGAAAATGCTCGAAAAAACGGGTATACTCGCCCTCTTTATCCCCGAACTCCTCGAAGGGCGCGGCTGTCTCCAGTCCGACTCTCGGGGCTTTCACGACTTCGACGTGCTCGATCACCTCTTTTACGCCTGCGACGGCGCACCGAAAGACAATCTCACCGTGCGTCTTGCAGCCCTCTTTCACGATATCGGAAAGCCGAAAACCAAGCGGGTACTCACTGAAAACGGCATCGAAATGATAACGTTTTACAACCACGAGCGGATAAGCGCCGAAATGACGAAAAAAATCCTCACGCGCCTTCGCTTTCCGGCAAAAACCGTCGCTTCGGTTTCGCATCTCGTAGCCGAATACATGTTCCATTACGAAAGCGCATGGAGCGATGCCGCCGTCCGCCGCTTTATCGTGCGCACTGGAACGGAGTGTATCGACGACCTCTTCGATTTGCGCCTTGCCGATATCTACGGCATGAAGCGGGAACCCGTGCGAATGCACGACAGCGCTGTCGGAAAAAATATCGTCGAATTGAAAAAGCGGATCGAAGCCGTACAAAAAGAAAATTCGGCGCTTTCGCTCAAGGATTTGGCGGTAAGCGGAGACGATCTTGCAGACGCCGGAATACCTCGGGGAAAAGAGATGGGGCGCGTGCTCAAAGAACTTTTCGACACCGTACTCGACGATCCGAAAGAAAACACAAAAGAGAAGCTTTTGGCGATCGCACGGAATATATACCGAAAAGATGAAAAGGATGTAAAATGA
- a CDS encoding thiamine pyrophosphokinase, with product MSDYKFSERKKSIRCTIFTGGDAPEPEAVESYFTFHAPDIVIAADSGLDTLKRYADAFKNGEAASIDLTPDLIVGDFDSISDIKLIDVYGRSDDESPQFGEKRGAVRIERFPCDKDFTDTELALDAAFREASLQNAIPFITLIGGGGGRLDHLLAICDSFCTPQHADVWLLSNEAVYLLKSGTACDISDLKRNDIVSVARTASSRTGGKLVSHGLFWENFRREGMPSISNRISENYFTARKPVTFSACETDFLLILPLSARVTFRPQENR from the coding sequence ATGAGCGATTATAAGTTTTCCGAGCGGAAAAAGTCTATACGCTGCACGATCTTTACCGGAGGCGATGCCCCGGAGCCTGAAGCGGTCGAATCGTACTTTACTTTCCATGCGCCCGACATAGTCATCGCTGCGGATTCGGGACTCGATACGCTCAAGCGTTATGCGGACGCGTTCAAAAACGGGGAAGCGGCATCCATCGATTTGACGCCCGATCTCATCGTCGGGGACTTCGACAGCATTTCCGATATAAAGCTCATCGATGTGTACGGGCGGAGCGATGATGAAAGTCCGCAGTTCGGAGAAAAACGGGGAGCGGTGCGCATCGAGCGCTTTCCCTGCGACAAAGATTTTACCGATACGGAACTCGCTTTGGATGCGGCGTTCCGTGAAGCTTCTTTACAAAATGCAATTCCGTTTATCACGCTCATCGGAGGCGGGGGCGGCAGGCTCGATCACCTTTTGGCGATCTGCGATTCGTTTTGTACTCCGCAGCATGCCGACGTGTGGCTTCTTTCGAACGAAGCCGTCTATCTTTTAAAAAGCGGAACTGCTTGCGACATCTCCGATTTAAAACGAAATGACATCGTTTCCGTTGCCCGCACGGCTTCTTCCCGCACCGGAGGAAAGCTCGTATCGCACGGCCTTTTTTGGGAAAACTTTCGAAGAGAGGGTATGCCGAGCATCAGCAACCGCATTTCGGAAAATTATTTTACGGCTCGAAAGCCCGTGACGTTCAGCGCATGCGAAACGGATTTTTTGCTCATCCTGCCCTTGTCCGCACGGGTTACATTCCGTCCGCAAGAAAATCGATGA
- a CDS encoding chorismate mutase, with product MTKRLYGLRGATGAENTAESITKGVCDMCTSLFKLNNIAPEDIVSIQFTMTEDLNAKNPASALRCGQNEIDVSACALFCSQEASVRGMAKGMIRVLVTAYMDEGASVRHVYINGAETLRPDFSKKTT from the coding sequence ATGACAAAACGTCTCTACGGTTTACGCGGAGCGACGGGCGCGGAAAATACGGCCGAATCGATTACGAAAGGGGTGTGCGATATGTGCACATCGCTTTTTAAACTTAACAATATCGCTCCGGAAGACATCGTATCGATACAGTTTACAATGACCGAAGATCTGAACGCAAAAAATCCCGCTTCCGCGCTCAGATGCGGACAAAACGAAATCGACGTTTCCGCCTGCGCGCTTTTTTGCAGTCAAGAAGCTTCTGTCCGCGGCATGGCGAAAGGTATGATCCGCGTACTCGTCACCGCATACATGGACGAGGGCGCCTCCGTGCGCCACGTATACATAAACGGAGCGGAAACGCTGCGCCCCGATTTTTCAAAAAAAACTACTTGA
- a CDS encoding YkgJ family cysteine cluster protein translates to MPAFFDDGLYFECNRCSRCCRIEPGFVFLSQSDLTDLCRWFNLSEDQFIKTYCRLVPQYDDEYLLCLKDTENYDCILWKDGCTAYGSRPVQCRTYPFWTGFLTDKESWEKESKSCPGINRGKLWTKDEITAARTAYENNEPLKFKRGGEH, encoded by the coding sequence ATGCCGGCTTTTTTTGACGACGGTCTTTATTTTGAGTGCAACCGATGTTCCCGCTGTTGCAGAATCGAACCGGGCTTTGTCTTTTTGTCGCAAAGCGATTTGACGGATCTGTGCCGATGGTTTAATCTGTCCGAAGATCAGTTTATTAAAACCTATTGTCGTCTTGTTCCTCAGTATGACGACGAGTACCTTTTGTGCTTAAAAGATACGGAAAATTACGACTGCATTTTGTGGAAAGACGGCTGTACCGCTTACGGCTCTCGTCCCGTGCAGTGCAGAACCTATCCGTTTTGGACGGGATTTTTGACGGACAAAGAATCGTGGGAAAAGGAAAGTAAGTCATGTCCCGGCATAAACCGCGGAAAGCTTTGGACAAAGGATGAAATAACGGCCGCGCGCACGGCGTACGAAAACAACGAGCCGCTCAAGTTTAAGCGCGGAGGGGAGCACTGA
- a CDS encoding MBL fold metallo-hydrolase: MKVCFWGVRGSIPTPLTPRQIQAKITAVVQRITQKDIASEDARERFIASLPEWLYGTTGGNTPCVEIKSANGTEIVFDAGSGLRVLGKNGVKPADNHYNLLLSHFHWDHLQGFPFFDAIYDPSVKIDIYSTFPAAPRILTSQMSRPYFPAPFDVCAKRITFHTVKAGEPFSVGGVPVCCCKMSHPGNSYSYAISENGKKFVYATDVELSQKDFEKTSARIKVFQDADVIVLDSQYTVAEAYQKENWGHSAFCYAIDFAVHWNIKAVYLFHHEPTYDDKKLHSILHAARWYAQYVEHANMQVYLATEGAEINL; encoded by the coding sequence ATGAAAGTATGCTTTTGGGGAGTGAGGGGTTCCATTCCGACGCCTCTTACGCCCCGTCAGATCCAAGCGAAAATCACGGCGGTCGTCCAGCGCATTACGCAAAAAGACATCGCGTCGGAAGACGCCCGTGAACGCTTTATCGCTTCTCTTCCCGAGTGGCTGTACGGTACGACGGGCGGCAATACGCCCTGTGTCGAAATAAAAAGTGCAAACGGTACGGAAATCGTGTTCGACGCGGGTTCGGGTTTGCGCGTGCTCGGCAAAAACGGCGTAAAGCCCGCCGACAATCACTACAATCTGCTTTTATCGCATTTCCACTGGGATCATCTGCAGGGCTTTCCGTTTTTCGACGCGATCTACGACCCTTCGGTTAAAATCGATATCTATTCGACGTTTCCCGCGGCTCCCCGCATCCTCACTTCTCAAATGTCACGTCCGTATTTTCCGGCGCCCTTTGACGTATGCGCAAAGCGGATCACCTTCCATACGGTAAAAGCGGGTGAACCGTTCAGCGTCGGAGGAGTTCCCGTATGCTGCTGCAAGATGTCGCACCCGGGGAATTCGTATTCCTATGCGATAAGTGAAAACGGAAAGAAATTCGTGTACGCGACTGATGTCGAACTTTCGCAAAAAGATTTCGAAAAAACGAGCGCACGCATAAAAGTGTTTCAGGATGCCGACGTCATCGTGCTCGATTCTCAGTACACGGTTGCCGAAGCCTATCAAAAAGAAAACTGGGGACATTCCGCGTTTTGCTATGCGATCGATTTTGCCGTTCACTGGAACATCAAAGCGGTGTACCTCTTTCATCACGAACCGACGTACGACGATAAAAAACTTCATTCGATTTTGCATGCGGCCAGGTGGTACGCGCAGTACGTCGAGCATGCGAATATGCAAGTCTACCTCGCGACGGAAGGCGCGGAGATAAATCTATGA
- the mltG gene encoding endolytic transglycosylase MltG, with product MRQKKSSGTAEHDPRGIRVFGTKGKRVLYASLSALALSAIIASLFFIYETRPVSSADAAITERIEVPEGMTVKRFARTLKEKKLIKNENAFYLAARYFLFRILAGGAKLKLESGVYRISSDMSVADIFTLASSGKREYVRTVFPEGLTISKIAERLERAGICSAADFKAAAADGELIKKYDIRSSTLEGYLFPDTYFFTHDMASSSVADMMVENFFEHIRADPSLASLSPDELRTTLVLASIVEREYRVADEAPLIASVFKNRIAKNIGLYSCATIEYIITEIQGKAHPDVITYDDLKIDNPYNTYKWAGLPPTPISNPGMIALNAAANAPKTNYYYFRLKDEKTGRHAFSEHFDEHIQEGVRYKTKKAAES from the coding sequence ATGAGACAAAAAAAATCAAGCGGAACGGCGGAGCACGATCCGCGCGGTATAAGAGTATTCGGCACAAAGGGGAAGCGCGTTTTGTACGCATCTCTTTCCGCACTCGCGCTTTCAGCGATTATCGCTTCTCTTTTTTTTATATACGAAACGCGGCCGGTATCGAGCGCGGATGCGGCGATAACCGAACGTATCGAAGTTCCGGAAGGGATGACGGTAAAAAGATTTGCCCGTACGCTCAAAGAAAAAAAACTCATCAAAAACGAAAATGCGTTTTACCTTGCCGCACGTTATTTCTTGTTCCGTATTCTTGCAGGCGGCGCAAAGCTCAAGCTCGAAAGCGGCGTGTACCGCATTTCAAGCGATATGAGCGTCGCCGACATATTCACCCTCGCATCGTCGGGAAAGAGAGAATACGTGCGCACAGTATTCCCTGAAGGATTGACGATTTCGAAGATTGCCGAGCGCCTCGAAAGGGCGGGTATCTGTTCCGCCGCGGATTTTAAAGCCGCAGCGGCAGACGGCGAACTCATAAAAAAATACGATATCCGCTCATCGACGCTCGAAGGCTATCTTTTTCCCGATACCTATTTTTTTACGCATGACATGGCCTCTTCGTCGGTCGCCGATATGATGGTCGAAAATTTTTTCGAACACATACGAGCCGATCCTTCTCTCGCATCCCTTTCGCCCGACGAGCTCCGGACGACGCTCGTTCTCGCGTCCATCGTCGAGCGGGAATACCGTGTCGCGGACGAAGCGCCGCTCATTGCAAGCGTGTTTAAAAACCGCATCGCAAAAAATATCGGCTTGTATTCGTGCGCGACGATCGAATACATCATCACCGAAATACAGGGCAAAGCGCATCCCGACGTCATCACGTACGACGATTTGAAAATCGACAACCCCTACAATACGTATAAATGGGCGGGGCTTCCGCCGACTCCGATTTCGAATCCGGGCATGATCGCGTTGAATGCGGCGGCGAATGCGCCTAAGACGAATTATTATTATTTCCGCCTCAAAGACGAAAAAACGGGCAGGCACGCGTTTTCGGAACATTTCGACGAACACATACAGGAAGGCGTGCGCTATAAGACAAAGAAGGCGGCGGAAAGCTGA